A region of Vespula vulgaris chromosome 1, iyVesVulg1.1, whole genome shotgun sequence DNA encodes the following proteins:
- the LOC127067659 gene encoding 40S ribosomal protein S15Aa, whose product MVRMNVLSDALKSINNAEKRGKRQVLLRPCSKVIVKFLGVMMKHGYIGEFEIVDDHRSGKVVVNLTGRLNKCGVISPRFDVPINDIEKWTNNLLPSRQFGYVVLTTSGGIMDHEEARRKHLGGKILGFFF is encoded by the exons ATGGTACGAATGAATGTTCTCAGCGATgctttaaaatcaattaataatgCAGAAAAGCGTGGTAAAAGACAAGTATTACTACGTCCGTGTTCTAAagtaattgttaaatttttggGTGTAATGATGAAACATG gatATATTGGTGAATTTGAAATTGTTGACGACCATCGTAGTGGTAAGGTTGTTGTAAATCTTACTGgaagattaaataaatgtgGAGTTATATCCCCAAGATTTGACGTACCAATcaatgatatagaaaaatggACTAATAATCTTTTACCGTCTAGACAGTTTGG atacgtTGTATTAACAACCAGTGGCGGCATTATGGATCACGAAGAAGCTAGAAGGAAACATTTGGGAGGAAAAATTcttggatttttcttttaa
- the LOC127067653 gene encoding superoxide dismutase [Cu-Zn], with protein sequence MPVKAVCVLQGESIKGTLYFEQTNESQPVQVTGEVSGLKKGLHGFHVHEFGDNTNGCTSAGAHFNPHGKEHGGPNDAVRHVGDLGNIEAGANGVAKVNLTDKIIQLQGEHNIIGRTLVVHADPDDLGKGGHELSKTTGNAGGRLACGVIGITKSG encoded by the coding sequence ATGCCGGTTAAAGCCGTTTGTGTATTACAAGGCGAATCCATTAAGGGAACTTTATATTTTGAACAAACTAATGAATCGCAACCGGTACAAGTAACCGGAGAAGTTTCTGGACTTAAAAAAGGATTGCACGGATTTCACGTACACGAATTTGGAGATAATACTAACGGCTGTACTAGCGCTGGTGCCCACTTCAATCCTCATGGAAAAGAGCATGGTGGTCCGAATGATGCTGTACGTCATGTTGGAGATTTGGGAAATATCGAAGCTGGAGCTAACGGTGTTGCTAAAGTCAATTTAACTGACAAGATTATACAACTTCAAGGAGAACACAACATAATTGGTAGAACCCTTGTTGTTCACGCTGATCCTGATGACCTTGGTAAAGGTGGCCATGAATTATCAAAGACAACAGGAAATGCAGGAGGTCGTCTCGCATGTGGTGTGATCGGAATTACAAAATCCggttaa